Part of the Planctomycetaceae bacterium genome, AGTTTGTCGGAGTTGATCGTCGGCAGTGTCCATCGGCGAATCGCTGAGCACCTTTCGGAAATACAACGCGCTGAACGCCAGTGCCAACAGCGAAAACACGACCGTCCACATCGTCGCTGTACGAAAGAAGGGCAGGAACTCGCCTTCGGCCGGAAGAAAAGTCTTCGCCACCATGATGGCGGCAAATCCCAGATAGCCGACCGAATCGGCAAGATACATCA contains:
- a CDS encoding DUF5690 family protein, with the protein product MYLADSVGYLGFAAIMVAKTFLPAEGEFLPFFRTATMWTVVFSLLALAFSALYFRKVLSDSPMDTADDQLRQTADSILVHDD